A single region of the Gilliamella apis genome encodes:
- the tmk gene encoding dTMP kinase: protein MTGKFIVIEGLEGAGKTTAINTVARILKQHHIADLQFTREPGGTPIAEALRNIIKNGLDNEPLTDKAELLMLYAARIQLVDNVIKPALKMGKWVIGDRHDLSTQAYQGGGRQIDKVFIETLQAQVLGKFKPDLTLYLDVAPELGLMRARSRGQLDRIEQQSLPFFERIRQRYLQLAERDNTIVTIDANQSIEEVTAQIETILNSWLIN from the coding sequence ATGACAGGTAAATTTATTGTCATCGAAGGTTTAGAAGGTGCAGGCAAAACAACCGCCATCAATACTGTTGCACGTATTTTAAAACAACATCATATTGCTGATTTACAATTTACTCGCGAACCTGGCGGTACTCCAATTGCAGAAGCATTACGAAATATTATTAAAAATGGTTTAGATAATGAACCGCTAACCGATAAAGCGGAATTGCTAATGCTTTATGCTGCTCGTATACAATTGGTTGATAATGTAATTAAACCGGCATTAAAAATGGGGAAATGGGTTATTGGTGATCGACATGATTTATCAACTCAAGCTTATCAAGGTGGTGGGCGACAGATCGATAAGGTTTTTATTGAAACATTACAAGCTCAGGTTTTGGGTAAATTTAAACCTGATTTAACATTGTACTTAGATGTTGCGCCAGAACTCGGTTTAATGCGGGCCAGATCCCGCGGGCAGCTTGATCGCATTGAACAACAATCATTACCATTCTTTGAGCGTATTCGTCAGCGTTATTTACAACTAGCTGAGCGTGATAATACTATTGTGACCATCGATGCCAATCAATCTATAGAAGAAGTGACAGCTCAAATTGAAACTATTTTGAATTCATGGCTAATAAATTAG